The following is a genomic window from Hyphomicrobiales bacterium.
CCAGCCGATCCCGCAACGCCTCGCATTGGCTTCGGCCGCGTCGACCGCTGCGTTCATGCCCACCGCACCGGGGCATTTGCCGCCGTCCAGAACCGTGATGGCCCCGAATGCGCTGACCGTGCTGACCGCGCCTCCGGAAATGAGGACGCGTTCCTGGATCATCTCGATATAGCGGGGAATACGCAGCACGCCGTGGCTGTCTATGCCCCGAAGATTGGCCCAGACCAGAAGATCGGCAGTCTGGCGGGCGTCGGCCTGCGTGAAGCCTCCGCCGTGCAGGAGGTGGGTGGCGAACTCCCTGAGGTCGTCGGCCTGAACGATGGGCATGGCGATTTCCTGGAGCTTGTGTCAGGTCGACAGCGGTGTGGGGAAGAACTTGTCAAGCCAGCCCTTCATCACCGCCTTGGTGCGCGGCGCATCCTGTGGCGCGAGCGGGAAATGCGCCGTGGTATCGATCAAGATCAGCTCGGTCGGCTGGCCCGCCTTCTCGAACATCCGCACGGACTCGATGGTCGGGGTGATGATGTCGTGGGCGGTGTGGAACAGCAGCAGCGGCCGTGGCGCGATATTGGCCACGACGTCGTCGGCGCGGAAATTCATCATCGACCACGCCGTCTCGGTCGGGATCTCCATGATCGCCTTGGGCGAGAGGTTCTTGCGCAGCGCTTCGGGAATCGGCACCGCGTCGAAGCGGGACATCCAGAGGCTCTCGCCCGTCGCCTGTTTGTGGGCGCGGCCGTTATCGAGAATGCTGGTGAATTTGCTCCAGGCCTCGGGCGTCGGATGCTGGCCGCGGAATTTACGCTCGCCGTTGCCCCAGCCGCAGGAGGAGATGCAGCAGGCGACGCGCTCGTCGACGCCGGCGGTATAGACCGACACGGCGGCACCGAAGCTGTGCCCGGTAATGCCGATGCGCTTGGGATCGACCTCCGGCCGCTTCGCCAGCCAGGTCAGCGCGTTCTTGGCGTCGGCGACCTGATCCATGCAGCGGACCTGACCGCGCTCGCCCTCGCTCTCGCCGCAGCAGCGGAAGTCGAAGCGCAGCGCGACATAGCCGAAGGCCTCGATCATCTCGGCCTGGATCTGGGCATGGCTTTCGTCCTTGGAACCGACGAAGCCGTGACAGACGATGAAGGCGGGTAGCGGTTGGCCGGCATAACCTTCGGGGACATGAATCACGCCCGAGAGCTTCAGCCCGTCGGATTCGAACGAGATCTTTTCCTGCATCGGAGCTTTCCTTGAGGCGAATGCGATCGGCGCGCTGCGTTCAGCCGAGCGGCTGGAAAGGGAAGGTGTGCTCGCGCCACTCCAGCGGAGCCGGCGTGCCCCAGACATTCATGTCGCGGACATTGCCCGGGCGAGCGAGATTGGTGATGATGCGCGGCTCGAAATCAGCGTCGTCCGCCACCGCGGCCATCGGCCCGGAGCATTCGACGATGCATCCCGCCGAGTCGACATAATAGGCGTAAGTATTGTCACCTGGCCGATGCCGCCCCGGCCCCCACATCAGCTGCCGGTCGAAGCGATCCAGAGTATCGCCCAGGCGGCAATACATGTTGAATTCCGGGAATTCGAACGAGTAGTGGTGCAGTCCTGGCGCGGCGCTCTTCACCACGCCGATGATATGGTGCTGGCGGTTTCCGCCATACATCCAGGACAGCGCATCGTTGACCATGCGCTCAGACAGCTTCATCCCGCAGATCGCCTGCAACTGATGACGCGTCGCCTCCGGGTTTGGCGAAAGCAGATTGGCATGGTCGAGACGTCGCGGCCCGACACCGTTGGTCGGGTAGCGCGGATTGTACATGTTATCGACGATCGGCGTGTGAACCTCGAAGCGCAGCCCCTCCGGCGTCGCGAACGTCACCGATGCTGTCACCCCCTCGAGGCTCGGCTCTTCGGAGAGAATACGGCAGCCGGCACCCGCGACCCGGGATCCGGCCTCGCGCACGGCCTCGGGAGTCAAGGCCTCGAGCCCGATGGTATGGGCGCTGTTCTCATCGGCCGCGAGCAAAACCAGCTCGGCGGCGCGCCCATTGGCGCTCAGCCACACCTCGGTATCGCTGCGTCGTGTGATCCGCAGACCGAGGATCTCCGTCGAATCGCGAACGACATCCTCGAGCCGGTTCGTGTTGATCTTCACGTGCCCGAGCGCATGCACGAGGTGGGACATGAGCTTTCTCCCTGAAGCCTTGTCGATTTGGTCTGCGCGGCGTTTTAGCGGGGAATACGTCGATCCGCAATTGTTTTCGAAATTAGTATGATTTTCGAAATTAAATATCGTAGCCCTCGCGGACCGGATTGCTCAGGGTTCCAATGCCCGGAACCGCGACTTCGATGATGTCGCCGGCCTGGAGGAACTCCGGCGGTTCGCGTGTCGAGCCGAAGCCTGATGGTGTTCCGGTTGCGATGACGTCGCCGGGCGCGAGCGGCGAAAACGTCGAGATATAGGCGATCAGCCATGGAATATCGAAGATGAAGCGATCCAGCCCGATCGCCTGTTTGAGCACGCCATTGACCCGCGTCTCCAGCGTCAGGCCCGACGGAGCGGCCACGGCATCGGCCGTGACCAGCCAGGGCCCGAACGATCCGCTACGGACGAAATTCTTGCCTGGGGTGAACTGGCTGGAATGCTTCTGCCAGTCTCGCACGCTGCCGTCATTGAAGCAGGCATAGCCACCGACATGCGCCATCGCTTCGGCGGGCGGGATTTGAAAGCCGGCCTTGCCGATCACCACTGCCACCTCGCCCTCGAAATCGAAACGGCTTGAGGTCGGGGGCTTGCAGAGGGGCTGCCCGTGCCCAACCAATGTGTCGGGATAGCGCGTGAACAGCAGCGGATAGTCCGGCGCCGGTTTGCCCTGTCGCGAGGGCTCGTGAAAATTCGTCGCGACGCAGAAAATCTTGCCCGGCGCGGGGATCGGTGGCAACAGCCGCACTTCTGAAAGCGAAACAGGCTCGCCGGCGAAGCCCGCGACATCGCCCTCGCCGAAACCTCCGGCGAGCCAGGCGGCCACCGAAGCGGGCGCGCCCGGGCCATCCCCCAGCGGGATGATCATGTCGTCCGCGTTGATGACGCCATACCCCTGAGCGTCTCCCGTCTCGTAGCTCGCCAGCCTCATGAAGCCCTCGCTGATCGCCAATCGGCGGGACGATGCACGCGGATGATGCGCAATGCAATATTTTCGAAATTAATCCACAAGTCTGATATTGTATATTGGCTTCCGATCTTGAACTGGAGTTTGCGATATGCGCACGCCCGCCATAATCTGCCCGCGACGAACAGGATTCATCAGGTCACCCTCCTAGGAAGAACCCGGAAATGGAAGCCGTGAAGGCAAAAGGTGAAACCCGTGCGGGTGATGTGCTCCTGCGCCTGCGCGAGGATATTCTCAGTTGCGTGCTGCCGCCGGGGGAGAAACTCAGATTCGACGCCCTGCGCGATCGCTACGAGGTCAGCTTCTCGACCTTGCGCGAAGCGCTGTCCCGCCTGACGGCCGAGCAACTCGTTACCTCGGAGGGACAGCGCGGCTTCATGGTGGCGCCGGTTTCTATCGCTGATCTGGTGGACCTGACCAATGGCCGGGTTCTGATCGAGCGCGAGGCGCTGCGGCTGTCGATGCTGATGGGAGATGATACCTGGGAAGCCGGTATCCTTACGACCTACCACCGCATGGACCGACTGCAAAGCCGTCTCGGAGAACAGTATTTCTTCGATTCCGGTTGGGTTCGGCTGCATGAGGCGTTCCATCTGTCACTCGTCGCCGCCTGCGGCTCGCCCGTGCTGCTCGACATCCGGCAAAAGATGTTCGAACGCGCACATCGCTATCGCCGGATGTCGTCGGTGTTCCGGACGCAGTGGCGCCCGAAGGACATCGAACACAAGGCGATCATGGACGCCGCTTTGGACCGCGAGCTGGTGGCGCTGGATTTGATTGAACGCCACATCCGGGAAACGACGGAAAACGTCATCAAATTTGCCGGGCACCTGTTCGAGGGCGGAAAAGCTTCTGCCGGGACCGCGGGCGCGGCCTGAGCGAGCCGCGAAGCGCCGCCTTTCCCCGATCGCGATCGAGACGCCTGAGGGAGATCGCCCCGATCGCCCAGCATTCGGTGGCATTCAACAATTACGAAATTAGTTGATTTTTCGAAATTTGAGCTCTACGCCTTCATCAACAAGGAGGCGCCGGGGCGAGGGAACTCCGAGGCGCAGTTCGGGAGAAGAGACGATGAAGGCATTGTTTTTCGCCGCCGCTCTGGCCATCGGGGCCGGTGCAGGCACCGCATCCGCGCAGACCTATCCGACAGGGCCGATCACGCTCCTTCACGGTTTCGCGCCGGGCGGCAGCGCCGATACCGTCGCGCGGCTGATCGCAGAGCCGCTCTCCAAGCGCCTGGGCGTTCCGGTCGTCGTCGAAACCAAGCCCGGCTCGGGCGGCAATCTGGCCGCCGCCGCCATCGCCGCCGCCAAGCCGACAGGCTATACGATCGGCCTCGTCACAGGCGGCCACGCGGTTTCCAAGGGGCTCTACAAGAAGCTGCCCTTCGATCCCGTCGAGGATTTCACCATGCTTGGCACGGTGGTCGAGTATAACTTCGTGCTCGCCGTTCCGGCGACGAGCTCCGCCAAGACGCTGGGTGACTTGCTCGCTCAGGCCAAGGCCAAGCCGGGCGACATCAGCTTCGGCTCCGCCGGTATCGGCACGACGCACCATCTGGCTGGGCAATTGCTGGCCAGCATGGCTGGTGTCGAGCTGACCCATATTCCCTATCGCGGTGAGGGCGCGGCCATTACGGGCGTTCTGGGTGGCGAGATCCCGCTGATCATCGCCAGCCCGGTGACGCTGGAACCGCAAATCAAGGCCGGCAAGTTGCGAGCGCTGGCTGTCACCTCCAACCAGCGCTGGTCTGGGCTTCCGGATGTGCCAACAGTGGCAGAGGCCGGCATCAAGAACTTCAACGTCTCGACCTGGTCCGGGATGCTCGGCCCCAAGGGATTGCCGGCGGATGTGCAAACCAAGCTCCATACCGAGTTGCTTGCCGTTCTCGCCATGCCCGAGGTCAGCGCGAAGATTGAGAAGGCCGTCGGCGGCGTGATCGTCACCAGCAGCGCGGACGAGATGAAGGCGCGCGTCGCGAGCGAAGCCGAGCGCTGGATCGGCGTGATCAAGGCAGCCGGCATCGAGCAGCAGTAAGATGCGCGCGGCCGCGCGACCGGCGCGGCCTTCTTTCCATTCAGGCCACTTGTGACCCGCTCCATGGCGGATTGGAGCGCGGTTGGTGTCTCGCGCCCGCCGGGGCCGAACAGAACCGCGCCGGAGAAGCCTGCGGCAAGGAGTACCCATGACCGAACTCTTCAGGAAACGCGATGTCTGGAGCGGTGCCGCCATGGCGGCGACCGGGCTCGGCTTCCTTATGATGTCGTTCGACTACCCGATGGGAACCGGTCGCAATATCGGAGCCGGTGCCTTTCCCGCCATCGTCGCCGGGCTGCTCGTCCTGGTCGGTGTCGCCGTCGCCATTCGTGGAGCCCTGGAGCACGGCCAGCAGCTGAACTGGGTTTCGCTGAAGCCGTTCGCATTGATCATTGCTGCGATCGTCGCCTTCGCGGCGCTGCTTCCGAGCGCCGGATTCATCATGGCCACGGGGGTGCTGGTCGTTATCTGCGCCATGGCCCATCCGCAGTTCAGACCGCTCAACGCCTTCATCCTCGCTGCCGCCGTCATCGCCTTCGGAGCGGCGGTCTTCATCTATGGCCTCGGTCTGCCGATCAAGCTGATCGGGCCGGCGCTGAGCTTCTGACGGGTATCCGCAATGGATCTGATCGCTAATCTGGCTATCGGCCTCGGCGCGGCCCTCACGCCGGCCAATCTGATGTACTGCTTCATCGGCGCGCTGTTCGGGACGCTGATCGGCGTGCTGCCCGGTCTCGGCCCGGTCGCGACCATCTCGATGCTGCTCCCGCTGACCTTCGGGCTCGACCCGACGGCCGCGATGATCATGCTGGCGGGAATCTTCTATGGCGCGCAATATGGCGGCTCGACCACCGCGATCCTGATAAACTTGCCTGGGGAGTCATCCTCCGTCGTCACGGCCCTGGACGGCCATCAACTGGCCCGCCAGGGCAAGGCCGGCACGGCGCTGGCGGTAGCGGCGCTGTCCTCGTTCCTTGCCGGAACGGTCGCGACCCTCATCATTGCCATCTTCGCGCCGCCGCTGGCCGAACTCGCCGTGCGCTTCACGGCGGTCGAATACTTCTCGCTGATGGTGCTGGGTCTCGTCGCCTCGATCGTCCTGGCGAACGGCGCGGTGCTTCACGCCATCGGCATGTGCCTCATCGGCCTGCTGCTCGGACTCATCGGCGCGGATGTGAATTCCGGCGTCTCGCGCTTCACCTTTGGCATCCCCGAACTGGCGGACCGCGTCGATTTCGTCATCGTCGCGATGGGTCTGTTCGCGATCGCCGAGGTCATCCGGAACCTTGAGAATCCCGAGGAGCGTGAGATTTCGGTCGCGGCGGTACAGGGGCTGATGCCCAGCCGCAGCGATCTCAAGGAGATGGCCGCGCCGGCCGTGCGCGGCACGCTGCTGGGCTCGGTTCTCGGCATCCTGCCGGGTGGCGGTGCCATTCTCGCCTCCTTCGCCTCCTATGTGATGGAAAAGCGGATCGCGCGCCATCCGGAGCGCTTCGGCAAGGGCGCGATCGCAGGCGTCGCCGGACCGGAAGCCGCCAATAATGCGGGGGCGCAGACCTCGTTCATCCCGATGCTGACTCTGGGCATCCCCTCGAACCCGGTAATGGCGCTGATGATCGGCGCGATGATCATTCACGGGATCCAGCCCGGCCCTTCGGTCATGACCGAGCAGCCCGTGCTGTTCTGGGGCATCATCGCCTCGATGTGGATCGGCAACCTCTTCCTCGTCCTCCTCAACCTACCGCTGATCGGGATCTGGGCCAGCCTGTTGCGCGTGCCCTATCGCTACATCTTCCCGGTGATCATCTTCTTCAGCGTCATCGGAGTCTTCAGCGTCTCCAACAGTATATCCGACGTCTATCTCCTCGCATTATTTGGAATCGTCGGTTATGTGCTGCTCCGCCTCGGAGGTGAGCCGGCCCCTTTGCTGCTCGGATTCATCCTCGGGCCGATGGTCGAAGAGTATTTCCGCCGCGCGCTGCAGATCTCGCGCGGAGATCCGACGATCTTCATGTCCCGTCCGGTCAGCGCGATCTTGCTTGGACTGGCCGCGTTGCTGATCCTCTCCATCGCCATTCCGAGATTTCGACAGGGCCGCACAGAAGCGTTCCGCGAATAGACGGCGACGGAAGATTGCGCCGCCACACTGCCACCGCGCCGCCAAATGCCGGCCGGCCTGGCATCGCCTCTACGCGTCTCTTCATTCAAGCCAAGGGAGGACTGACATGACAAAAGACACCGATAACCACATGCCTTCGCTAAGCCGCCGCGGACTCATCCTGGGGTCCGCGGGCATGCTCGGCGCCGGCCTCGTCCCCGCGCGGGCATATGCGCAGGGCGCGGCTCCTGTCGCTGCCGGCGCCGTGCCGACCGGCAAGGATTTCATCCTGCGCGGCGGCATGGTCGTGACCATGGATCCGGCGATCGGGGACCTGCTCAAGGGCGATGTCCATGTCAAGGACGGCGCCATCGTGGCGATCGGACCGGATCTCGCGGCTCCGGGCGCCGAGATCATCGACGCCGATGGCATGATCGTCATGCCGGGTCTCGTCGAGACCCACTGGCATATGTGGAACAACCTCTTCAAGAACCTGGTCAAGCAGGGGCGCGGCTATGTCGAGCTGAAGAACGGCCTCGGGCGCTTCCACGAGCCGGAGGATTTCTACAACGCCGTCCGGCTGGCGATGACCGAGGCGACCAATGCCGGCATCACCACCGTGATGAACTATGCCCACAACACGCTGACGCCCGCCCATGTCGATGCCGAGATCAAGGCCATGGTCGAAAGCGGCCTGCGCGGCCGCTATGCCTATGGTGGCGCCGATCCGACGCCCAAGGACAAGACGATGGACATCGCGGACGCCCTGCGCGCCAACCGCGAATGGTTCTCCGGCAATCATGAATGGACTGGCCGCGTCGATTTCGGCTTCTCCACCCGCGCCCCCGGCGGCTTGCCCGATGTCTACGCGCAGGAGTTCAAGGCCGCGAAGGACAACGGCTTGCCGATCATCATGCACGGCGGCCAGTCGCCCGCGTTCAAGGTCCCGGTGGTCAAGCTCAATCAGGAGGGCTTCGTCGACAAGTCCACGATCTTCGTTCACTCCCTGCTCTTCACGGAAGAAGATCGCGCCATTCTCGCGAAGACCGGCGCCTCCAATTCGATGTCGCTGGGCAACGAGTTCCCACACGGCCAGCGCAACGCGGGCGCGGCTGTGCGCCAGCAGATGCTGCTCCAGATCAAGGAAGGCGTGAATGTCTGCTTGTCCTTCGATGCGAGTTCGCTGAGCCGGACCTCGCTCTTCGAGCAGATGCGCCTCTGCTATGCGGTGCTGATGGGCGAGGCGGAGACGCCGACGGCCGCGATCCCGCGCGTCACGCACACCCAGTGCATCGAGATGGCGACAATCAACGGCGCACGTGCTTTCGGCTTCGCGGATAAGTGCGGCACGCTGAGCCCCGGAAAGCGGGCGGACATCATCATGCTGCGCGCCTCCGATCTCTCCATGGCACCCGTCGGGGAGTTGCACACCACGATCGTGCATGCGACCGACAATGCCAATGTCGACACCGTCATCGTCGATGGCCGCTTCCTGAAGCGGGGCGGCAAGATCATCTCGGTCGATGTCGAGGAGGTCAGGCGCAAGGCCGTGGAATCGCTCTACCGCGTGCGCAAGCGCAGCGGCGCCGGCGACTTCGCGCCAGCGACGGACACAATGCCAAGATTCTGAGACGGATGCCGACGCGGGCTGACACGCCCGCGTCGGCGATTATCGCAGCTATCCGCTCCCACCATCGGACTGACAGCGAGCAGCGCAGGATTCCGGAGCTGATTTCGCGGATCGCTCACCACGCGCCGTGGGCGTGCCAACCGGATAACATTTCCGAAAGGCGTACATTCAGGCCGTGGTCGACCACTTCGAGGTCGATAACGGTGTGGTCCGCATCACTGGTGATAAAGCGTTCTCTGGAACCGGCCATCGCTCGCGCTGACGGTGTTCCCAGATGTGTACTGAAGTGGCGCGCCCGACACGATTCGAACGTGTGACCTTTGCCTTCGGAGGGCAACGCTCTATCCAGCTGAGCTACGGGCGCCTTCAGCCTGCAGGGCATAGCCCCCGACCTGGTAACGTGGCCGCAACCTAGCTCAGCCATGCCGTCTCTGTAAATGGGCTTTGTCGCAAATCGTCCTCGCCGAGGAACAAGCGTGCCGTGGCGCTGTTCCCTCCCTGTGGATTGTTGCGCCGGCTGGCGGCGATCAACCCTTGCGAGAACTCACGCGGAGAGGGCGCTAGTTCCGCGCTTTCAGGAGGAACGATGAAGAGCCAACTGCTCAACAATGCCGATGGACAACGCATCTTTGCGGTGGTGCTCGAGCAAGGCGACGAGGCGATGGCCTGTATCGAGCGCTTTGCCGCCGAAAATAATCTCTCAGGAGCCCAGGTCACGGCGATCGGCGCCTTCAGCAATGCGAGGCTCCAGTACTTCGATTGGGACAGTAAGGCCTATCTTGATATCCCTGTCGATGAACAGTCAGAAGTCGCGTCCCTTATCGGAGATATCGCCCTGTCTCCAGAGGGCAAGCCCGCGCTCCATCTCCACGCCGTGCTGGGACTGCGCGACGGTCGCGCGGTGGCCGGGCATTTCGCGTCTGGATCTGTCCGGCCAACGCTTGAGGTGCTGATCAGCGAGGCACCACGCCATTTGCAGAAGGCCTTCGATCCGCAATCCGGCCTCGCCCTCATCAAACCGCAGCCTTAAGCCGCTTCCGGCTAATGCGCCCTGTGCTCGGCCGCATTGCGCTTGCGCGTCGCGGCCGCTTTCCTCGCCGAGGCCGAACGCTCGGCGGGGCTGCGGGAAGCCGCGGCCTTGCCACCGAGCTTCCCGCCTTTCTTGGCAGCCGCGTTCGTATCCGGCTTGCCCCGGCCGGAGCCGCTCTTGT
Proteins encoded in this region:
- a CDS encoding Alpha/beta hydrolase, whose translation is MQEKISFESDGLKLSGVIHVPEGYAGQPLPAFIVCHGFVGSKDESHAQIQAEMIEAFGYVALRFDFRCCGESEGERGQVRCMDQVADAKNALTWLAKRPEVDPKRIGITGHSFGAAVSVYTAGVDERVACCISSCGWGNGERKFRGQHPTPEAWSKFTSILDNGRAHKQATGESLWMSRFDAVPIPEALRKNLSPKAIMEIPTETAWSMMNFRADDVVANIAPRPLLLFHTAHDIITPTIESVRMFEKAGQPTELILIDTTAHFPLAPQDAPRTKAVMKGWLDKFFPTPLST
- a CDS encoding Glyoxalase, producing the protein MSHLVHALGHVKINTNRLEDVVRDSTEILGLRITRRSDTEVWLSANGRAAELVLLAADENSAHTIGLEALTPEAVREAGSRVAGAGCRILSEEPSLEGVTASVTFATPEGLRFEVHTPIVDNMYNPRYPTNGVGPRRLDHANLLSPNPEATRHQLQAICGMKLSERMVNDALSWMYGGNRQHHIIGVVKSAAPGLHHYSFEFPEFNMYCRLGDTLDRFDRQLMWGPGRHRPGDNTYAYYVDSAGCIVECSGPMAAVADDADFEPRIITNLARPGNVRDMNVWGTPAPLEWREHTFPFQPLG
- a CDS encoding 5-carboxymethyl-2-hydroxymuconate isomerase, translating into MRLASYETGDAQGYGVINADDMIIPLGDGPGAPASVAAWLAGGFGEGDVAGFAGEPVSLSEVRLLPPIPAPGKIFCVATNFHEPSRQGKPAPDYPLLFTRYPDTLVGHGQPLCKPPTSSRFDFEGEVAVVIGKAGFQIPPAEAMAHVGGYACFNDGSVRDWQKHSSQFTPGKNFVRSGSFGPWLVTADAVAAPSGLTLETRVNGVLKQAIGLDRFIFDIPWLIAYISTFSPLAPGDVIATGTPSGFGSTREPPEFLQAGDIIEVAVPGIGTLSNPVREGYDI
- a CDS encoding FCD domain-containing protein yields the protein MEAVKAKGETRAGDVLLRLREDILSCVLPPGEKLRFDALRDRYEVSFSTLREALSRLTAEQLVTSEGQRGFMVAPVSIADLVDLTNGRVLIEREALRLSMLMGDDTWEAGILTTYHRMDRLQSRLGEQYFFDSGWVRLHEAFHLSLVAACGSPVLLDIRQKMFERAHRYRRMSSVFRTQWRPKDIEHKAIMDAALDRELVALDLIERHIRETTENVIKFAGHLFEGGKASAGTAGAA
- a CDS encoding Tripartite-type tricarboxylate transporter receptor subunit TctC; translated protein: MKALFFAAALAIGAGAGTASAQTYPTGPITLLHGFAPGGSADTVARLIAEPLSKRLGVPVVVETKPGSGGNLAAAAIAAAKPTGYTIGLVTGGHAVSKGLYKKLPFDPVEDFTMLGTVVEYNFVLAVPATSSAKTLGDLLAQAKAKPGDISFGSAGIGTTHHLAGQLLASMAGVELTHIPYRGEGAAITGVLGGEIPLIIASPVTLEPQIKAGKLRALAVTSNQRWSGLPDVPTVAEAGIKNFNVSTWSGMLGPKGLPADVQTKLHTELLAVLAMPEVSAKIEKAVGGVIVTSSADEMKARVASEAERWIGVIKAAGIEQQ
- a CDS encoding putative tricarboxylic transport membrane protein (Evidence 3 : Putative function from multiple computational evidences), which gives rise to MTELFRKRDVWSGAAMAATGLGFLMMSFDYPMGTGRNIGAGAFPAIVAGLLVLVGVAVAIRGALEHGQQLNWVSLKPFALIIAAIVAFAALLPSAGFIMATGVLVVICAMAHPQFRPLNAFILAAAVIAFGAAVFIYGLGLPIKLIGPALSF
- a CDS encoding Uncharacterized 52.8 kDa protein in TAR-I ttuC' 3'region: MDLIANLAIGLGAALTPANLMYCFIGALFGTLIGVLPGLGPVATISMLLPLTFGLDPTAAMIMLAGIFYGAQYGGSTTAILINLPGESSSVVTALDGHQLARQGKAGTALAVAALSSFLAGTVATLIIAIFAPPLAELAVRFTAVEYFSLMVLGLVASIVLANGAVLHAIGMCLIGLLLGLIGADVNSGVSRFTFGIPELADRVDFVIVAMGLFAIAEVIRNLENPEEREISVAAVQGLMPSRSDLKEMAAPAVRGTLLGSVLGILPGGGAILASFASYVMEKRIARHPERFGKGAIAGVAGPEAANNAGAQTSFIPMLTLGIPSNPVMALMIGAMIIHGIQPGPSVMTEQPVLFWGIIASMWIGNLFLVLLNLPLIGIWASLLRVPYRYIFPVIIFFSVIGVFSVSNSISDVYLLALFGIVGYVLLRLGGEPAPLLLGFILGPMVEEYFRRALQISRGDPTIFMSRPVSAILLGLAALLILSIAIPRFRQGRTEAFRE
- a CDS encoding Amidohydro-rel domain-containing protein → MTKDTDNHMPSLSRRGLILGSAGMLGAGLVPARAYAQGAAPVAAGAVPTGKDFILRGGMVVTMDPAIGDLLKGDVHVKDGAIVAIGPDLAAPGAEIIDADGMIVMPGLVETHWHMWNNLFKNLVKQGRGYVELKNGLGRFHEPEDFYNAVRLAMTEATNAGITTVMNYAHNTLTPAHVDAEIKAMVESGLRGRYAYGGADPTPKDKTMDIADALRANREWFSGNHEWTGRVDFGFSTRAPGGLPDVYAQEFKAAKDNGLPIIMHGGQSPAFKVPVVKLNQEGFVDKSTIFVHSLLFTEEDRAILAKTGASNSMSLGNEFPHGQRNAGAAVRQQMLLQIKEGVNVCLSFDASSLSRTSLFEQMRLCYAVLMGEAETPTAAIPRVTHTQCIEMATINGARAFGFADKCGTLSPGKRADIIMLRASDLSMAPVGELHTTIVHATDNANVDTVIVDGRFLKRGGKIISVDVEEVRRKAVESLYRVRKRSGAGDFAPATDTMPRF
- a CDS encoding hypothetical protein (Evidence 5 : Unknown function), producing the protein MLKAPIAVTWAPERLFSAAKRSIQAIASSPCSSTTAKMRCPSALLSSWLFIVPPESAELAPSPREFSQGLIAASRRNNPQGGNSATARLFLGEDDLRQSPFTETAWLS
- a CDS encoding conserved hypothetical protein (Evidence 4 : Unknown function but conserved in other organisms), coding for MKSQLLNNADGQRIFAVVLEQGDEAMACIERFAAENNLSGAQVTAIGAFSNARLQYFDWDSKAYLDIPVDEQSEVASLIGDIALSPEGKPALHLHAVLGLRDGRAVAGHFASGSVRPTLEVLISEAPRHLQKAFDPQSGLALIKPQP
- a CDS encoding conserved hypothetical protein (Evidence 4 : Unknown function but conserved in other organisms) → MPRGDKSAYSDKQKRKAEHIEESYESRGVGEKEAERRAWATVNKDSGGGNKSGSGRGKPDTNAAAKKGGKLGGKAAASRSPAERSASARKAAATRKRNAAEHRAH